Proteins encoded together in one Entelurus aequoreus isolate RoL-2023_Sb linkage group LG20, RoL_Eaeq_v1.1, whole genome shotgun sequence window:
- the mtx1a gene encoding metaxin-1a has protein sequence MAAPDELFCWEGDWGLPSVSTECLVVLAYAQFAGAPLKVQKLSNPWRSPGGSIPALRTTQKEILSRPSDIIIHLRKQKYNADYDLSAKEGADSLAFISLLEEKLVPAVLYARWVEPKNYVEVTRRWYAEHMPFPLCLFLPGRMQRHQLDKLRLLRGDDSLEANEELEKELFRDAVDCMNLLAQRLGQHKFFFGDSPSSLDAFVFGSLAPIFKCKLPNNKLQEHLKSLDNLSNFCANILLIYFPHNSSQRTSGPAETKDHEHVPNKRRKQFLSLLVALGAMLSYAVLSGMVAIQQRGALEEPLHSHDDDDDDDDEVD, from the exons GCGTACGCTCAGTTCGCCGGCGCTCCTCTCAAAGTTCAAAAGTTGTCCAACCCATGGAGGAGTCCAGGCG GTTCCATTCCTGCCTTGAGGACCACTCAGAAGGAGATCCTGTCCAGACCCTCTGACATCATCATCCACCTGAGGAAACAG AAATACAACGCGGACTACGACCTGTCAGCGAAGGAGGGCGCCGACAGCCTGGCGTTCATCTCGCTGCTGGAGGAGAAGCTGGTGCCGGCGGTG CTGTACGCCCGTTGGGTGGAGCCAAAGAACTACGTGGAAGTGACTCGCCGCTGGTACGCTGAGCACATGCCCTTCCCGCTCTGCTTGTTCCTGCCGGGGCGCATGCAGCGCCACCAACTGGACAAACTGCGCCTGCTGCGGGGAGACGACAGCTTGGAGGCCAACGAGGAGCTGGAGAAGGAG TTGTTCCGCGATGCTGTCGACTGCATGAACCTCCTGGCACAGAGACTTGGCCAGCACAAGTTCTTCTTTGGAGACTC GCCGTCGTCCCTTGACGCCTTCGTCTTCGGCTCGTTGGCGCCCATCTTCAAGTGCAAGCTCCCCAACAACAAGCTGCAGGAGCACCTGAAGTCTCTGGACAACCTGAGCAACTTCTGCGCCAACATTCTGCTGATCTACTTCCCCC ACAACTCCAGTCAGAGGACGTCCGGTCCGGCCGAGACTAAAGACCACGAGCATGTGCCGAACAAGCGCAGGAAGCAGTTCCTGTCACTGCTGGTGGCTCTGGGCGCCATGTTGTCCTATGCCGTGCTGAGTGGCATGGTGGCCATCCAACAGCGAGGGGCGCTAGAAGAACCTTTGCACTctcacgacgacgacgacgatgatGACGACGAAGTCGACTGA
- the thbs3a gene encoding thrombospondin-3a, with amino-acid sequence MRPLSPVTLVLSVAVLWTAAELPDQQQVIDILSLQDSKKIVAAVENLSSGLSGLALSDIYVASMLRLPSKMGGVLLGVYSKQDNKKYLEIAVMGKINKVLLRYTRPDGKTHTINLKSVNLVDGRSHSIILRLGGLQRDSMTAELYVDCRLADSVEGAPHLLPLPREAEMVEIRNGQKAYARLQGSVVSLQVALGGSVAKAGVLIDCPFQGDSSHNLVGQDIQAILADHAKALIGQLVIFNQILGELRQDVKEQVKEMSLMRNTVLECQVCGFHEPRSRCSPNPCHEGVACTDSPHFPGYTCGRCPPGTTGNGTHCHDVDECAAYPCFSPDACVNTMGGFSCLPCPPGLWGAPLAGTGLGYAKAHKQECVDIDECVDLPDACMPNSVCINTVGSFRCGGCKSGFLGNQTTGCFTRNSCAALTFNPCDRHAHCAIERNGDVTCKCNVGWAGNGNTCGMDTDIDGFPDRTLPCLDNNKHCKQDNCMSTPNSGQEDADNDGIGDQCDQDADGDGIKNVEDNCRLVPNKDQQNSDSDSFGDACDNCPNVANSEQTDTDGNARGDACDLDIDGDGIPNVLDNCPKIPNPMQTDRDRDGVGDACDTCPELSNPTQTDLDDDLVGDICDTNQDTDGDGHQDNRDNCPDIPNSSQLDSDNDGLGDDCDHDDDNDDVPDDRDNCRLIVNPNQKDSNLNGVGDVCEDDFDNDSVLDAVDACPESAEVTLTDFRAYQTVVLDPESDTQIDPNWVVLNQGMEIVQTTNSDPGLAIGYTAFNGVDFEGTFHVNTVTDDDYAGFVFAYQDSSSFYAVMWKQTQQEYWQAMPFHALATAALHLKVVKSRTGPGPFLRNALWHTGDTTGEATLLWKDPRNVGWKDKTSYRWQLSHRPQVGYIRLRLFEGGNMVADSGVVIDSAMRGGRLGVLCFSQENIIWSNLRYRCNDTLPEDFYQHRTQVVMHVHV; translated from the exons ATGCGGCCCCTCTCGCCCGTCACCCTGGTGCTGTCAGTCGCGGTGCTTTGGACGGCGGCCGAACTTCCGGACCAGCAGCAAG TGATTGACATTTTGAGTCTTCAAGACTCCAAGAAGATCGTTGCTGCAGTGGAGAACTTGTCTAGTGGTCTGAGTGGTCTAGCGCTCAGTGACATCTACGTGGCGTCCATGTTACGTCTGCCGTCCAAGATGGGAGGAGTTCTCTTGGGCGTGTACAGCAAACAGGACAACAAGAAGTACCTGGAGATCGCCGTCATGGGAAAGATCAACAAAG TGTTGCTTCGTTACACGCGACCAGACGGGAAGACCCACACGATCAACTTGAAGAGTGTCAACCTGGTCGATGGGCGGAGCCACTCTATCATTCTGCGGCTGGGCGGCCTCCAGCGGGACAGCATGACGGCAGAGCTCTACGTGGACTGCCGATTGGCTGACTCGGTTGAGGGCGCGCCGCACCTGTTGCCCCTGCCGCGAGAGGCGGAGATGGTAGAGATCCGAAACGGACAGAAGGCGTATGCTCGCCTGCAG GGCTCTGTGGTGTCCTTACAAGTGGCTCTAGGGGGCAGTGTCGCAAAAGCCGGCGTCCTGATTGATTGTCCTTTTCAAGGTGACTCGTCCCACAACTTAG TGGGTCAAGACATCCAGGCCATCCTGG CTGATCATGCTAAAGCTCTCATTGGTCAGCTGGTCATCTTCAATCAGATCCTTGGAGAACTACGACAGGACGTCAAGGagcag GTGAAGGAGATGTCGCTGATGAGGAACACTGTCTTGGAATGTCAAGTTTGTG GCTTCCACGAGCCACGCTCACGCTGCTCGCCCAACCCGTGTCACGAAGGCGTGGCCTGCACCGACAGCCCACACTTCCCCGGGTATACCTGCGGACGCTGCCCGCCCGGCACCACCGGCAACGGCACACACTGTCATGACGTGGATGAG TGTGCGGCGTATCCGTGTTTCTCTCCCGACGCCTGTGTCAACACAATGGGCGGCTTCAGCTGTCTGCCATGTCCTCCTGGCCTGTGGGGGGCACCACTGGCCGGCACGGGGCTTGGCTATGCCAAGGCACACAAGCAG GAGTGTGTGGATATCGATGAGTGTGTGGATCTGCCGGACGCCTGCATGCCAAACTCCGTGTGCATCAACACAGTG GGCTCGTTTAGGTGTGGGGGGTGCAAATCCGGTTTCCTTGGCAACCAGACGACGGGTTGCTTCACCCGCAACTCCTGCGCCGCCTTGACCTTTAACCCCTGCGACAGACATGCCCACTGCGCCATCGAGAGGAACGGGGATGTTACCTGCAAG tgTAACGTGGGCTGGGCGGGTAACGGCAACACGTGCGGCATGGACACGGACATTGACGGTTTCCCCGACCGTACGCTGCCCTGCTTGGACAACAACAAACACTGCAAACAG GACAACTGCATGTCCACCCCCAACTCGGGTCAAGAAGACGCCGACAACGACGGCATCGGCGATCAGTGCGACCAGGATGCGGACGGAGACGGCATCAAAAACGTGGAG GACAACTGTCGTCTGGTCCCCAACAAGGACCAGCAGAATTCCGACAGCGACTCTTTTGGGGATGCGTGTGACAACTGTCCTAACGTGGCCAACAGCGAGCAGACGGACACCGACGGGAACGCGCGAGGGGACGCATGCGACCTCGACATCGACGGAGATG gTATTCCAAACGTCCTGGACAACTGTCCAAAGATTCCTAATCCCATGCAGACAGACCGAGATCGTGACGGTGTTGGAGACGCGTGTGACACCTGTCCTGAACTGAGCAACCCgacacaa ACCGACCTGGATGACGACCTGGTGGGAGACATATGTGATACGAACCAGGACAC gGATGGAGACGGTCACCAGGACAACAGAGACAATTGTCCTGACATACCAAACAGTTCCCAGTTGGATTCAGACAACGATGGCCTCGGCGACGACTGTGACCACGACGACGACAACGACGACGTTCCTGATGACCGTGACAATTGTCGTCTCATTGTCAACCCCAACCAGAAAGATTCTAATC TAAACGGGGTGGGGGACGTGTGCGAGGACGACTTCGACAACGACAGCGTCCTGGATGCGGTTGACGCGTGTCCCGAGAGCGCCGAGGTGACATTGACTGACTTCCGGGCTTACCAAACGGTCGTCTTGGACCCAGAGAGTGACACCCAGATCGACCCCAACTGGGTGGTTCTAAACCAG GGAATGGAGATTGTCCAGACCACAAACAGTGACCCGGGTCTCGCCATCG gCTACACGGCGTTCAACGGCGTGGACTTCGAGGGGACGTTCCACGTCAACACGGTGACAGACGACGACTACGCCGGCTTCGTCTTCGCCTACCAGGACTCGTCCAGTTTCTACGCCGTCATGTGGAAGCAGACACAGCAGGAATACTGGCAGGCCATGCCCTTCCACGCCCTCGCCACAGCCGCCTTGCACCTGAAG GTGGTGAAGTCTCGTACCGGACCCGGTCCGTTCTTAAGGAATGCGCTGTGGCACACGGGGGACACAACTGGCGAGGCCACGCTTCTCTGGAAGGATCCGAGGAACGTCGGCTGGAAGGACAAGACGTCATACCGCTGGCAGCTCAGCCACCGCCCCCAGGTGGGCTACATCAG GCTTCGTCTCTTTGAGGGCGGCAACATGGTGGCCGACTCGGGCGTGGTGATTGACAGCGCCATGAGAGGCGGGAGACTCGGGGTCTTGTGCTTTTCCCAGGAAAACATCATCTGGTCCAACCTGCGCTACAGGTGCAACG ACACGCTTCCGGAAGACTTCTACCAGCATCGCACGCAAGTCGTGATGCACGTGCACGTGTGA